In Desulfofustis limnaeus, the genomic stretch GTGCTTGGCAAGTTCAAGAATCCGGTCGATAAGCGCATCATCATTGAGCAGCGCCTTAATCGCCAACCGAACCTTTTTCCGTTTCATCGTATTGTCCCGCCAGCCATCCATGCGGCTGGTCTGAATTGCTGCATCCACTGCCAAAGCAAGATCCTTATCTTTGCCCAGATTGTTATAGAGCGCCCGTTGCGCACCGGTTTTCACCTCCGGCGGGTATCCTCCAGGGCCGCCGCCGGGCATGGTCGCCTGCTTGGTCAGTACTGCAATTTTTTCAAGATACTCCTTGTAGGTGATTGCCCCTTTGCGCCGTTGCTCGATCAGCGCGTCCAGCAGCTTCGACATCTTGTTGTAATAGGCCGGGTCAATCGGTGACTCATTGATGATCAGTTTGCGGACATTGTTGTCGATGGTCTCGGCGACCGCCTCCTCGCTTTTCTTGATATTCTTGGGGAGGCTATTCACCGCTTCCGGCCCCCGCTCGACAATCAGCTGGATCAAACTCATATCATCGAAGGCTGATATCTTGTCGCTTTCCTTAGCACGTATGTAGGTGTCAATCAGGTGTCGCATCGCCGGCTCATAGGCCTTGAGATCGATGTAGTCGCCGCTATTATGTTTCACCGCATCGCTCGCTTTGGTGAAGTGATCGACCTCCTTTTGTAATTTCGCTATCTCTTCGGCGGAGAACCCCACTTCTGCAAGCTCGCCGGCAATACCGGCATAGGCTCGTATCAGCGCACCGACGAATTTGTAGAGCTTCAGCCGTTTGGGCTCGTTCTCCTTCAACTGATCGGCTTTGCCGGACTCTACCGCACAAAAATAATGAAAGTAATCTATCTCGTCCCTGGGCAGGGCTACCGGTTCGCACAATGCCCGCACCGTATCCAGGGCCTCTTCCAGATCTTTTCTGGCCTCTTCCAAGCGATCCTTAAGTAACCCGGCCACATCTTCCTTGTCGTAGGCATCGAAGGCGCCGCTGGTATAGTCATCCACTGCCTGCTCAAGACTCTTGAACAGGTCCTTGTAATCGACGATGTAACCGTAATCTTTGCTCTCGCCATCCAAGCGGTTGACCCGGCAAATCGCCTGGAATAGGCCATGGTCTCGCATCTCTTTGTCGATGTAGAGATAGGTCGCCGAAGGTGCATCAAAGCCGGTGAGCAGTTTATCCACCACGATCATGAGTTTCATCTGGCCGGGGTCGTCAATGAACATTTTTTTCACTGCCAACTCGAACTTGTCGACCTTGGTGATGGCCTTATCGACCGGTTCATTAAACCAATCGGCCAGCATCTGGCTGTAGACATGATACTTGAGCAGGTTGTCGGTTTCACCCTCACCAACAGTCTCTCCTTTGGCGTCAGCGATATGAGGGGCATAGCTGGTCACGATCGCACATTTTCCCTTGAGTTCGCTCTTGGCAAATAACTCATAGAACTTGCACGCCTCGTAGATGCTACCTGCCACCAGTATGGCGTTGCCATGACCGTCCATGAGGCGGGGCTTGGTATTCATATCGAGCAAGATGTCGGCCACGATCTGCTCCAGCCGGGAATGA encodes the following:
- a CDS encoding type I restriction endonuclease subunit R; this translates as MATVGEIEKKTQKRVVTLFRDRLGYDYLGNWIDRPGNANIEIDLLTAWLKGQKVSSTLISRALHHLNKVAGDSSKSLYDKNKEVYALLRYGVKVSPAAGENNLTVWLIDWKSPENNHFAIAEEVTIKGANLANAAKANTKRPDVVLYINGIAVGVLELKRSTVSVSEGIRQNLDNQKKEFIQPFFSTIQWVMAGNNSEGLRYATIETPEKYFLRWVEDSGMHAAEPNLLDRHLLQVCEKKRLLELIHDFVVFDAGIKKVSRQNQYFGVKAAQEFIRRREGGIIWHTQGSGKSLTMVWLAKWIRENRESGRVLIITDRTELDEQIVKVFKGVSEAIYRTKSGADLIDKLNSTEESLLCSLVHKFGGKTSEENSEEGAKEFIQAIKKLPPDFKAKGNIHVFVDECHRTQSGDLHKAMKELLPNALFVGFTGTPLLKSDKAKSIEVFGRYVHTYKFDQAVREGVVLDLRYEARDIDQELTNKAKIDQWFEAKTKGLNDLAKAQLKQKWGTMQRVLSSHSRLEQIVADILLDMNTKPRLMDGHGNAILVAGSIYEACKFYELFAKSELKGKCAIVTSYAPHIADAKGETVGEGETDNLLKYHVYSQMLADWFNEPVDKAITKVDKFELAVKKMFIDDPGQMKLMIVVDKLLTGFDAPSATYLYIDKEMRDHGLFQAICRVNRLDGESKDYGYIVDYKDLFKSLEQAVDDYTSGAFDAYDKEDVAGLLKDRLEEARKDLEEALDTVRALCEPVALPRDEIDYFHYFCAVESGKADQLKENEPKRLKLYKFVGALIRAYAGIAGELAEVGFSAEEIAKLQKEVDHFTKASDAVKHNSGDYIDLKAYEPAMRHLIDTYIRAKESDKISAFDDMSLIQLIVERGPEAVNSLPKNIKKSEEAVAETIDNNVRKLIINESPIDPAYYNKMSKLLDALIEQRRKGAITYKEYLEKIAVLTKQATMPGGGPGGYPPEVKTGAQRALYNNLGKDKDLALAVDAAIQTSRMDGWRDNTMKRKKVRLAIKALLNDDALIDRILELAKHQHEY